The following DNA comes from Equus caballus isolate H_3958 breed thoroughbred chromosome 15, TB-T2T, whole genome shotgun sequence.
CATTCCCCTGTTATTGATCATTTAAGTTGTATCCAGTCTTTTCTAAGTAACACTGTGATGATCACTTTTATATATCAATCTGtcctaatttttaattattatctaTGGTAAGTTCCCAGAAACGTAAGCACATGAATATTTGCTACATCTTATCAAACTGCTTTCCAGAAATCCTGCGCCTTATACACTGGAGTATGTGAGTACCTGTCTCATCACACCCTCCCCAGTACCGAGGattgtgattttaaaatgttggtgATATCTTATTTCCTTCGCACTTAATTATCTTTGAAGATAATTTTTCTCAGGTTTATGAGTTACTGGTATTTCTTCTTTAGTTCATGCCCTTTGCTCATTAGTCAGATCTTAACATTTTCCTCACATTATTAGGATTATTCCTTGCCACCTATTTCGCTTGAGTTCATGTGAAGCAATAAGTGAAGAAGGCGCAAAGGGGGCATGGAGAGTGGAGAGATGTTGGGCGCAGAGAGGTTAGAAATGGTTATTTGCTAAAAGTTTAGATTTGGAGGTGAGGTCGGGTTGTTAGGGTTGGAGACTGAGACGCCAGGGCGGGGAGGCGGGTGGGGAGAGCGCTTCGTCGAAGGTCATGATTTTCCGGAGGTACAGCCAGTAGTTCGGCTGGGTTGGGAGGACAGGGCTTGGAATCAGGGTTTGGTGCTGGGATGTTGCGGGTAGGGGAGTGTTAGCACTCGGGAAGGTAAGTGGGTTGCGAGCAGGTTCCGACGATTAGGGTGAGCCCCATTTCTCGCCCGCCGCCAGAGCCCAGGCCACCTCACGGTGCCCAGGTCCCCCGCCCGACAGCCAGACGGTACCTGTTGCTTCAGTTCCTGACTGCGGCGCTGCAGGGCTTGGAGGGGATCCCGCGGCCGCCTCGCCAGCATCTCCCTCGCCTTGGCGCCCACCTCCCGCCGGTCGCCCGGGAAACCAAAGCGGCGGCGCCGGAAGGTGACGCCATCACCGCGCGCCCGCCGCGCAGTCCCAGGGCCGGGAAGGTCGGACGCGAGGACAGTGTGGGGAACGTCTTCTCCGGCGGTAGCCACCCTGCGACCTCCAGATCCTGAGCTGGCAGCTCGCGCTGACTGCCCCGGCACTCATCTTTTGTTTCCCTGTCAACTCCAAAGGATTGGAGTCGGGGGTCGGGGAGAATGCCCCACGGCGCACGAAACTACATGTCCCACAATACCTCAGTCTTATCACGGCGTTCTGTCGGGGTACTCGATGTTAACGGCATTTGTTTTCTGATGCCAGTTTTGCTAAACTAATCATAAGATACAATTTAAGCATCTTAAACTCTTTCGTTAACTGCAAGGATAGCTTTCCTATATGGCCTTCATGGGATGAGACACGGTTTTGCTGCATACTCATGTCAAAAGGCAGCTTTTCATTCTTTGCTATTTGGGGTATTGCTGAAGTttcatttcattctatttttgcATGTTGTCCATCCTGAATTCTGTGAGGATGGTGATTCTGTCTGTTATACAGAAAGTCTGTCAGCAAATAATTATGATCCCCGTTTTACACCGACTCACAGGGAGACTGTAATAACATTTCACCAAGTAGGACGGGATCCTTTAAATCCGGTTCCCAAACTCTCCACTACACCAAATAAGGAGGATGATCTGAGCTCACTTTCCAATTGATGAACTTCACTAATGTAAATGAATGTTCTTCAGTACAACACATAAGTTGGTTCCACAGGCCCAGCTGCCTTACTGTTCatttatgtacttttttcttcAAGTATAATATAGAATGACAAACCACAAGTGTCCACCTCACTGTATTTTCAGTGaacaccctcccacccccatatAACATGGCCCAGATTCGGATACAGAACATTACCAGCACCCTAGTGGTCTTCCTCTCCTTCTAGACCCTACCCAGTTCCACCCTCTACACCAAAGTAACCACTATCCTAACTTCTAGCAGCAAAAACTTGTTTCGCCtcttttaaaactacagaatGAGATCACACAGTGTGTGTCAGCATCTTgtcaggcttctttcactcaacatcaCGTTTGTGAGATGCACTTTATCATCGTGTGTAGTTGTAGTTTGTTTATTCTCATTGCTCTCTGATACTTCAATTTTATGATATTCCCTAATACACTCACTCATTCTACTGTTTCTGGGCATGGCACATGGGTAGTTTCCAGTTCagggctattgtaaatagtgctgctgtTTACAGATATACATACTATGAACATATGTGCCCAGTGCTGGGCAACCAGGCATCTTTCTGtattcagctttagtagatactgccCAGTTTCCCAGAGTTGCACTAATTTACAGTATACCGGAAGTGTGAGTTTTTGTTCTTCGTATACTTGACACTTGGTATTGTATGCTTTTTTGTAGCTTAtgtctttattttgaattaatttctcctttatggCTCATGATACTTAAAAGTTCAGTTAAATAGCCAGACATCGTATTTCCATTAGAAATgttaagaacaaaagagaaaaataatgagcgctataaaatacttttaaatggaTTAATAAATCAGTACTTCTAAGTCATCTTctaagaagcaaaaaagaaaaaaaggcactgAAGACAATCCATCATTTATgacattcttatttattttaaattaaatatatgtccataaataaattaggaaaaatattctgtatctgGTTTATAGgcatttccatattttaaatggaaaagttaCAGGGTCATAAATATAGCGTAACTCTGTGTTggtaaaaaataaactaataaccCCCCTATGTACGTGAATACGTATGAGCAATGAAGAAGGATGCAAAAAGGTTTATTATTCTTGTTCATCTCAGGTGGAAAGATGACTTTgactttatacatttttctacCTTATTCACAGTTAGAAGCATTTATTCCTGTGAGTCCTGGatcagcatcaacatcacctgggagcttgttcgAAATGCACATTTTCAGGCCCCACCACAAgcctacagaatcagaatctaTAGTTTTAATAATACCCCAGTGTTTCACGTGCACATTCAAGTTTAAGAAATACTACTTAGGTATTCACTGGGCTAAACGGGATGAGATTACTGACTGCCTCCTTTTtcattaatttacatttctttgactTCTTGTAGTGCTCAGCATAGTCACCTTAATGCTAGTCATTGCTTCTCTGTTGTCATCCCTTGATGCCATTATGAAAATCAAAGCAACTTAAAACAAGAAAGCTTTGCAGTGAGGTAGCCAAAAGAAACCAAAGCAAACCACGGTCAATGTTTCTCTTGAGATGAAGCTATTTCATAAAACTTATGATTTCCTTCATCAGCGTGTTAAAATGACTATCAACTTTGTATTGCTTCCTCACAGGGGACACTGAAAAAGAATTTAAGGGCTTCCAAGAGATTCCTAATGTAGAACTAGTAGAACAAGGTGGCTAGGACCCAACTCATGGGAGATTGTTTACAGCACAGAGAATAGAGAAAGTTTGCCATTTCAGGGTCCTAGAGTGAAGAAAACAATCTACTTCaaataaaagtgacaaatattTATGAGCACTGTTGCAAAGCACTGGGTGGATATGTGGTACAAGATATTTATGGCACTgacctcaaagagcttacaaGCTAGCATATCAGACTAGAAACATGAAGTTGTATTACTACAAAAAAAATTGTCACAGAAGTGTCACCTGGTGTACAGAATTTCCTGCCAAGTGAACTATAGACAACTGGACACATTGCATTTGAGCTCTAGAGTAAAGTCATTCAACAAAGATGTCCACCAGGCAGATGAAAGTGCGAAGCTGGAATTAAAAGACCAGGTGGGGCAGTAAGATCTCAGAGGGAGTCTGCTTGGATGTGATAGTTAAGCCTAGAGAACGGCTGGGTAGCCAAAGGAAAGGTCAGAGCAGAGGACCAAGGACTGAAGTTTGAGGAACTTGGAAAAGGCATGAATAGTCAAAGTTCGGAAACTCAGGAAAGTTCTGGATTATTagggaggtgagggaaggagagTTTCAAGGGAGAAACTGGTATTATCAAATACTCTGGAGGTGAAAGGTAAGGATTCAGAACTAGCTATTAGGTATCAATGGCTCTGGAGGGTGCAAAGGGCAGACTGAAGCAGCTTAACGGGCAAAACATTTAGGAAGAAAGTGACGGTGGACGACTTTTTCTAATTAACAAATGATGGGGTCAActaaagggattttttttaagtcaagatCTGTGCATGTTTGCAGAGGGAAAGCAAAAACGCTAGAAAGAGATGGTATACTATAGAACAAAGGAGGTCCTAGGGGGAGATGCAGAATTCAGCGGAGGCCAGAGAGGAGTCAGCCTTGGAAGGGTCCGGTGCATTGTCTCTTCTGAGAAAGGAAAGCTAATGAGACAGAGCCTGAAAACCAGAGGTTTTCAACCTCAGCTGAGCATCACCATCACCCGGAAAGCTTTAAAAATCCTAATGCCCAGGAACACCCCCAAACTACATAAATCAAAACCTGAGGGAAATGACACGCAGGGGTTcgtatttttaaagctccctagaTGATTATAATGTGTGACCCTGTTGAAAGCCACTGCTCTTGACAGAACTAGTTAGAGGAAGTGGAGAGATGAGGGAGCGCCCACTGAACAGCCTTAATCTCCTCATATGGTTGAGAGCGATCTTCTAACAATGAAAAGTTGTAAATGGTGAGTTCcaggaatgtggagaaactgcgGAGAAACAAGAATGGTGCAGTCACAATTAGAATGCATTTGTGGTAGCCAAGGGAGAAAGGCAAAGGGTCTCTCCGCTAAGTTTGGTGGCCCAAAGAGAGAGCAAAAGCAGTGGTGAAGGGTAAGTGTATAACAGGGATGGAATCTAAGCCAACCAGGGAGCCAGAAATGAATGACGAGGTGAACTGGCAGGGTGGGACAACCAGTGGTCTCAAGAGTGGGCAGTTCTGAGTGCAGAGAGGCAGATGTGGAAGATACGAGCTGTCTTCAGAGGAAGGTTTACCAGCTGAAACTCAAAGGCCACGTATGACGTGATGATGAGGTCCAAGCCTGTGACAAGGTCCAGGGTATGGCTGAAGCAATGTGGAATGGAGCAGGAAGTCTGAGGAACCCAATGTGGAGCagaaagggaggcaggggagggaagtAAAAATGGGCCAGTATAGGCAGCTGCTGTGATTAAAACAGTGACAAATGGCAGAAGGGAGGCGTGTGAGACACGTATTTCAAGTCAACAGTGTCATTCCCAGGCTACATGACTGGCATCATCATCCGTCTCCCAGTGTCCTCATTGCCAATTCTGGCTAACATGGAAAAAGTAACATCTCCACGTGAGGCAGTATTTTCAGGGGAAACAACAAACACATTTAAGCAGGGTGAGGGGAGACGGCTAGAAACAGCAACAGAGGCAATGTCAAGGGGAATTGCCTGCCACAGGGCAGGGAGCACACAAGCAGTGTAAAGAGGTAGTAGGCAAAAAAGGGGCAAGATTAAGAATGGCACGGGGTGGCTGAAAACCACCTAAGAACCTAGATGGGACtccaggggcagaggggcagagatGACACAACACTGAGGTGAGACAGGAGATGAAGGTGAGTGTGTCAGGGTGCACACATAAGGGAAAGGAATCAGCACTGGCATGACCAGGTCCACCAGGAACATGGCACATAAATAGGCCCAAACACGCAGACCTTAACCGGACACATACCAACAGTGGGGCGGCAACATGTGCCCTAAGAAACCCACTTTGTCTCCAACAGCCTCAACTCTTTGAACCTCAATGAGGAAGGTGACTAGGACACTTCAGCAAACCGCAGCGCAGATGGGATGGAGGCCTAAGAACCAATATTTCAGTCCTGGAGTACTGCACTCACAGATGAAAATAAAGTTGGAAGTAATAAAGCATTTGGGCCtcagtaaaatggaaaaaaaaaaaaatcccagcttTCTGTGGAacaacttttctgaattttcttacATTAATATGGAGCTGCTGTTAAATTTCCTGAGACACAAAATTAATCTTTATAGGGATGAGCAGGGTAGTGTTTTAGAAAACATCTTTTACAAATCAAAAGTAACCAGGGACTTGGTCACTcactcttgatttttaaatatagttggGATTTATCACTAAACTCTATTCAAGAGGGTTTCTCCTTCGCATGTGTATTCCATAACGACATAAATGAAATTTTTGCCAATAAAAATGTATACTCTGTACTTGGAGTATGTTGTGACTCTTGGAAGTGCAAAGATCTTACATATATGTTATTACCTCAGTTATTTTTACACAGCCTCTTACTTCTCTGAATAGGTCCAGTAACACAGCTGACTAAAAGGACTCATAATGGTCCCTAGGCCAACTCTGCTTTGCCATTGTACCAAAGAACTAGCAGAGATTCCTTAAGAAATAAGACATCTGCTCAAAAACACTAACATATCGGCTCTGAGAATCCAGATCTCTTGATGTAATAAACTGCATGGCAGGCAAgatactgtttttccttttaataaaaggttcaaagatgtttaaaatatttttattttaaaaataaaattgattcatAAAGTGCAAGGAAAAATAATTCTGTCCAGTGTTCTTTATGCATCTTCGACAAGctgttggaaaaaaacaaagaggggaaaaaaaattagaagtacGTAGTGGTTAATTTCAAATTATCCTATGAACTGTAAAATCCGGTGTTACAGGTAAGAAAATAGACCCTGAAAATTCGCACAGCTCTGATGATAAAGCCAGGACTAGATGCACGGGGTCCTGACTTCCAGGCCCTGCTCTTTCCACTTTACCAGGCTGCCGGTAACCTAAGAATTCAGGTTGGAGATTACAAAACGTGAATGCAAAGACGTAGCATGCTGCTACCAAAGATACTACTGAAAAGAAtgataaggggaaaaaagggtGGCAGAACACCTTCACGGTTCGTTCTTTCTAGTATTTTCCATTTTGAAGTTTACTGTCAAGGTGCAGCGACACTACACGTGGTAAGACATTCCCATTAAACAAGCAGTGAACTGACCTACGACACCAAAGTgctaattattaagaaaaataaaacaacttccTTCTTCTGGGGTCTGTGGGCGCAAGTCACCTCCTGCGAGCTATCCAacgtccccccacccccacgccgCAAGATGCCCGCCCGACTCTGAAATCTGCCCGTAGTGCGCCCCTTAAGTACTGCTCACCCACACTGCGGCAGGAGCCCGGCTCGACGGGCGGAGGTGGGAGGCGAGCCTGGCTGGTACCTGCGCCGGACCTAGCCCCCGCGTGGGCGAGGCGAGGCGGCCGCGCGGGGGCCGGCGGCGCGGGGTCTCAGGTCAGGTCCAGCTTCTTCTGCGTCACCGCCAGTTTGTCCTGCAGTCTCCGCTTCCTCCAGTCCAGGTAGCGCCTCCGCAGCCGGTTCGCCTGCCAGCCCACAAGCACTCCGGAGGCGAAGGCCAACAGCACGGACAGCTGCAGCGTCCTCTCTGACACGTCCGCCATCACGCCCGCCCGGCGTGCAGCGCGGCCTACGGCGCGGCGGCGGGGTCAAACGGCGCAGCGCGTTCACGCAGGAGGCCGAGGGGGTGGGGCGTGCCCGGCGCGTCCCGCGGCGCGTCCGCTCGAAACTTGACAGGTGCGTTGGTCTCGCCTGGTCCCGAAGACTCGCCCAGGCTTGGATGTCCCCGCCTTTCCATGCTCTGGGCGTCTACACTACTTTCGGTTTGACGTTAATCAGCTATTGCCTTGCATTATTAGCTGCCCTGGGTGGTGcgtctttgtattttttctcagCAGCAGAATGCGAGCCCCATgtgtaactttaaattttctggcacccattagaaaaaattaaacaaataggaACAGatgaaattacttttaataatatttttagcCCACTATACACACGATGTTATCATTTCACCATGTAATCGGTATAAACATTattagtaagattttttttttttagactaaGACGTTGAATTTTGGTGTAGGTTTTTTAATTAACAGCGTATCTCCATTTGAACAGTAAATTTTCAGTGGAGATACTTGATCAGTATCtagatttcatcaaatttagTTGAAAAATTGGATTCATGTAGCCACATTGTTCCAAAGACGCATAAAAATTTGTCCATAACTTAGTTGAGCAtcgatttttaaattaaaattaaactcgtcaaattttttttaaaaattcaaaattcacttCCTCAGTCACACTTGTCACATATGGGGTTCGTGGGTACCATTTTGGACAGCACAGATTTAGGGGGCCATACTATGCCAGGACTAACACTGAGTGGCCTCTAGGAGCAGGatgcctccagccaacagccaacaAAAAGCTACAACCCTCGTTCTACAACAACAAGGAAGTTGACTGCCCACACCCTGAATAAGCTTGGAAGCTGAATACTCCCCAGTCCAGCCgccagatgagaacacagcctgGCTGATGCCTTGATTGTAGTCTTGTGAGAACCTAGCAGAGGACCCATGTGCCTGAACTGCTAAGCCCTGGAAAGCTGATATGataaatgtgtgttatttttagttgctaaatttatggtaatttgttacacagcaatagaaaactaatacagccaTGAAAGGGAGACCAGCATGTGGAGCCTGAACTCTCTTAGATTGGGGACCTGACCTTGCCTCTCTACAGACATCAGCAAatggactttcttttctttctttttttttttttatatatcatttaattatttataaggTAGGGCTTTTAGTTTCAAGGGCGTCACCCAACCCAAAGTGGCCTAAGCGAAAGGAACCCATGGGCTCACACACCTGAAAATCCGGGGACAGGGTGACTTCAGGTATCACTTATTATGGAAACTCAGATCTTGCTGGCAGGACTCTGTTCTCTCTCCGTATCTCAGTACTGCTTCCTCTGAGTTAGCAAATGGACTTTCAGACTTGAGGCAAAACATATCTTGGTAGGAAGCTGATAAAGACAGTTTGGGGTCTGATGTGAATCCATATCTGCCATGCTTaatgttcatttattcagcaaatacgTATTGAATGCTGCAGTAGGCATTGGGAATGTCGAGGTGAATACAGCACCACATCTGCCCTCAGCCAGGTAGtgcagaatgaatgaaatggaaaaaacagaATTATGACCCATTCTGATGAATTGGGATATGTGGTTAAGAGCATAGCttagacttaaaaaaaaggaaaaaccctcagaaacattctctctttctcttatactCCATCCACTCTATCAACCAATACTGTTGGTTCTCTTTTCAAAATATGGCCAGAATTAAACCACTTCTCATGACTTTTCACTTTACTGCTGCCATTATGCCTAAGCTGCGTTTATCTCTTACCTGAGCTACTGCAATAGCCGCTATCAGGTTTCCATGCTTCTCTATGTGTCCACCGCATGCTGTTCTCGGTATGGCAACCAGCGTGGGCCTTTGAAATCAGGAATCGGatgatgtcactcctctgctcagactCTGCTCAGCCCCTACCGTGGTCCACAAGGCTCTGCGTGATTAGTTCCCCTCCCCTTACCTCTCACCGGCCTGCTCACTGTTTCTTGACTCACAGGCACGATGCTACCTAAGGACATTTGCATGTGTGGTCCCCCTGCCTTGCATACTCTTCTTCCACATAGCTGCATGCCTAACTCCTCACCCCCTTGAGGTTTTTGTCAACTGTCACCTTCTCTACAAGGCCTATCTGACTATTTAAAACTCGCAAACCCAACCAACCCCCACTGTGGCACTCCTAATCTCCATTTTCCTAGTCTATTCTCTTCCCACATAGTACTTACTGCCTTCCACATACTGTAGGATTTACTTATTACACTTATTGTTTTTCTATCCCCTTGCTATCACATAAGCTATTcgagggcagggatttttatcACAATTGTATACTAGTAAATCCCAAGTTCCTACACAAGGGCTGGCACATAATGgacactcaagaaatatttggtgCTGATGACAGCAGGGAGTGGTCAGGATGGCTTCTGGGTGGGTGGCTGAATCTTGAAAGATAAGTAGGAAAATCAGAAGAAGAGATGAAAtttctctggatctcagttttttcatttgtaaaataaggagtTTGGTATGATTCAATCACtcagacatttttaaaagccagttttggcagcctgaggttgtGTACCTGGGCCACCAGAATTATTGCAGATTTCAACCTCACTTGGAATTCTTGcctccaattacacatatgttagatTGTTTGATGCTTGCCTTATCCCTAAGTGGACTTTGGGCTGCAAATAAGTCAGATCATGTACACTGGAGCCTTGAACATGGGAAAACCTTGGGCACATAGAGCTGGCAGAGACCATAGAAATGCCCTATTTTAGCAGGAGGAAACTGGCCAGAGGGGAGCACAGAGCTGctagggaggaggcaggggtgtAAGATTTAAAATCCTTCTTAAAAAGCCTGTGCATGCCGGGCTGAGACTTTGTACATTTCTCCTGGGGGCATTGTTTCAATGGCACATTTTAGTAGACTTGGTAATGATCAACCAGCTTTGAGGTGATGATTAAATTTGGATTAACAGGCTGAATAGTCAAATCTAATGAGTTAATTGATTACATGAGTGTCTTTTGAATGATATATTAGCTGCCACTGTTGAGTTGGTTGTTTGAAGTGCCTGCCAAGGGAAAAGATTTTACCGTTTACAGTATTAGACCCTTATTAGTTATAAGTTCATTTAAAGCATTAAATGGAATTGGTTTCCTCTGCAACTCCAGGACCCTAAGCAACAAAGCAGTCATTTTATACTCTGAAGCCCCCATAAAAGGTGAAGCTTTGCCATGACTGGAATGGAGCATTCATCTCAATAGGTCCTTGAGCTCTGGCTCAGAAGACCTCTTGCTGGGCCACATGTCGGGTTTATAGGAGACCATCCTACTGTGCATGTATCCAGAATTATAGAATAGAGGCGACTTGAAGCAGCGCTTTATGGTTTCTGTCAAAGAGAAGAATCAAGGCTCCGCTTTTCCCACGGTATCCCTTGCATTCTTGCCTATGCACTGGGAGGAAATGATTCACACTTGGAACTCACACACCCAGGCACATCTACTTGGTAGATTTTATTCAGAGTGAAATAGGCAgcctttttttggggggtggggcaggggagttGCATGATCCTTTTTGCATATTGGTAAAATTAATCTGATTTCTgttggagaatggattggaagaTGCCAAGGATGGAAGTAGGGAGACGGGTTAGGAAACTATTCCAGTAGTTGAGACAAGAGGCAAGGGTGGCATTGTCTATGGTAGTGGACGTCGGGCAGATTGGAGGTTgacaggttttttctttcagcactttaaaggcATTGTGTTCTCTTCTGACTTGCGTAGTTTCAGAAAAGAAATCTGCTGTAATCCCTATCTTTGTTTTATCTGTAGATAATGTGtcctttttcctctggctgcttttaagacttTCTCTTTATCAGGAGATTTCAGCAATTTCCTTATGTTATGTTTTGTATGGTTTTTCAAAGTTTGTTCTGTTTGGGATGTGTTGAGTCTCTTGAATCTGTGAGCTTAAtagttttcaccaaatttgggaaactTTTGATgatctttcttcaaatatttttatgcctGGGGCTTCTTTTCTGTGACTTTAATTACATGCATGTTAGACTGTTTATTATTAGCCCATAGGTCACTGAGgcgtttttttctctctctgttcagcAACCTCATTTTGAGTACTTTGCCCTGCAAATTCTAGCCACTTCTTTATCCCAGAACTCCAATTTCCATCTCCTCAATTCGGTTTTGCCCTCACACTGTGGACTAGAAACTCTGTCCAGAAAGTAATAGGGCAATAACAGGGCTgacctcatttgtttcccttctttcaggGAATCACAATTCTGTTCTCTCTGATATACCATATCTGAAATTAGTTGTTTgatgtattttaactttttaatagtTTATGGTGGGAGAGCAGTTCCTATACCTGTTACTCTTTCATGGGTGGAGTGGACACGGTTACATATTTTGAGTATTTTGGTATGTTTATTTGATTGATGTCTGGCTTTgcccactagactgtgagttccATGAGAGTGGAGGccattttttgtttctgttcacCATTGTATCCTTGTAGTATGTGCccagtaaatacttgttggatgaaataattatttttggataaaaaataaacatttacttgTAATGAGAAATCACAAAAGTCATAGCttcaaaaaaattgacaaacatcATCAACAACACAAAATCCAgacaaataatataatattataattatgttgAAGGCAGAGGCCACTTCTTAAAATCTAAAACGAAGAAGCTGGATTTCTTGCTTTGTAAGTGGGTCAGAGCGGTACTTTTAAAGCACAGTGTCTCTCAGCTGTGCAGAGTGTTGTTCCTGTGGAGGGTCTTGGAACACAGAGTTCAGGGATTGGTGGCTTTTCAAAAGTGAGAATGTTTAGggatctttttaaacttttaactgTGAAAGCAGGTGACATCGTTGGTGACTGGCTGACTTTCAGGAGCTTGTTCATCGAAAGGAGGCCATTGCTAGTCAGCTGGTTTTCAGGAGTGTGATTACTGATGCGAGGTTGTCACGGCTTGAT
Coding sequences within:
- the MTLN gene encoding mitoregulin produces the protein MADVSERTLQLSVLLAFASGVLVGWQANRLRRRYLDWRKRRLQDKLAVTQKKLDLT